ATCCTGTTGCTGATCCAATTATTCCGGTCCAAGGAGAAGATTCAGACGTTGCCAGTGAAGATTCTCATCCGCTATCTCGAAAGCGTAAGgtagcagatactgacttggctcattctcaaactgatacttCTCTGCCTGGCAAGAAACCCAAGTCCATAGTCAGTATATCAAATTTGGCagctgaatggaacatgtctcctgatcaagttaaacaaattcttgatgaagctaaTCAAGCTCAACTTCTAAAGaatattgctcaagctgatgaaacTCTTATTCAGCATAAACTTCAGGCCAAAggatcttttgaagctcagatgcagaaattCTTGGAATTTCAGTCCAAATCTCAATCTTCTCAGCCTTCTCCTAGCAGCAGTAAGCCTAAGACTGACAGTGTTCTTGACAGGATTGATCGAAAGAGGTTTGAAGACGTTTTTAAACGACGACTGTGTGGTGATAAGATCATCAAAGTTAAAGCTTCCAAACCACGCAATGAGAAAATTCTTAcgttgctgatcactcgtcaaggtcctcagcattcatacactgaagttgtcaagagggatgagctgatcaaatatggatattctgaatggatggaattactcgaattggcatccaagcaaacctcaaCTCACTCCTCTGAACTGACATGTgctcttcatctgctgatcaagaaagttcagcgtttggatcttgttcctaaagaacgacctcaACATCAAGGCCAAAGGTCATCTGTTCCTAGAACTCGAAGAACCAAATTTCAAGTTGATAGTGAAGATGTGTTGGTTCTGGACTTTGGTGCTGGTGGAATAAACAATTCTCTTCCTGTCAGTGTTCACCCGGTTCAGCATAAATTTATCTCAGTTCCTAAACACGGGATGTTCTATctcaataaaaacagaaagatgtgTTTTCAGCAAACTATTGAGATCCCAAAGGCTCCAACCTCTCATCTcgttggcttaaggcaaatgtgcatgagtcatcaagatctccTAGGAGAGTTTCACATTCTTATTGCTATGGAGCTGCTGAAtagaagacaggagttgctggatagtccttactggccagtaaaaatagaggttgaagctgagtatgaagagttCTTGTCCAGAGGTGTTTTAACTTAGttagttttgaacatcatcatattgggggagattgtaaggttaaaccttgaaatatgatgatgtttaaAATAAATCTCAGCATCAGCGTATATCTCAGTATCAGCATCAGCGTTTGAGCAGCTCAACGTGTTTAGTttattcagtgcattgtaacagattttgtatttatcttgtttccatagttagcgtaaattagttagctggcatatccctgatttgtagggattgtctagaatagcagtatataatcttttgtataggtttgtgaatggttacgcctttcacaaaccctaatcgctgctttgtgcacacgataatctctttgtgagattatctttcttagtgaaagtttttcttcgtgaattcttcttattctcatttactgtcattgtttgataaattgattgatctaaaggcctcttcatGATTTCTGACAGAGAtgtacggtttacttccaggttttgggagaggtttcatgacgagttgggcactcgtctccatttcagcagaTCATTCCATCCGCACACCGATGGTTAGAgcgagtggacgattcagacattAGAGGATATGCTCCAGGCGTGTGTTTTGCACTTTGGTGTGAGTTGGGATATGTAACTttcattagcggaattttcgtatgaCAAAAGTTTTGACgccagcattgatcgacctcctttcgagatgctctgcGGGAGGAAATGCaagaccccgatttgttggggggaAGTCCGCCAATGGTTTATAAAGAGTACCGAGATGGTATTCAGGACCGCTAAGCTGATTCAACAAGTTCGGAGTAGGCTCCAGATAACTCagagtcgacaaaagagttattcCGACAGAAGCCTATCAGCTTTAGAGTTCCTGGTGggggacatggttctcctgaaggtgtcaccttggaaatgtgtcatccgatttaggaagaggggcaagctgggccccaggtatattggtcctttcagggttttggctcgaGTGGGCTAGGTTGCATATCATTTGGATCTTCCTAATGAGCTCAGCCAGATTCATAGCACGTTCCATGCCTTTCAGCTGTGGAAGTGCTTAATGGATGATTCcacagtggtaccattggaggatattcggCTGAATGACCGCCTGAATTACATCAAGAGACCGTTAGTGATTCTTGATCGGAAGGGTTCTGAGTACACATGAGAGCCTAAGAGCGAGATgggggagcattacccagagttgttAACACTAAcatacttcgaggacgaagtctaattcaagtgggggagatttgtaacatttgGAAATTTAtaaggtattatttatttatttggttaTTTATGTGATTTTGTTTTGGGCTTTTGGAGGATTGGACTTTGTCATTTTGGGCTAAGATAAGGCCGTATGCAGGGCGTATAGCCTTGTTTATGCCGGGCGTAGATGGGTTAAGAGGGACGCGGAGCCTTGCACGTATGCATAACGTACAAGGATGTACGCACGTCATACATGCttagacccaaaaccctaatttttagggttcaaGTCGTATATAATCACCTTAAGTCCCAAGAGTTGGCCTGTTTATTAGCCTCCATTgtcctaaaaccctaatctcgtacCCTAATAGCATCTTTGATTGTTGTTGGCCATTTTGGGGTGTATCTTTGGTTTGTTGGTGGCTTTGGTAGAAGAAGGAGTTGGTGAAGAAGCTTTGTTGGAGCTTGAGCTTGTTGATCCAGAGACTAAGCACCTTTCTCAGTTgcaagaaggtataaagtctcaaccttgatcTTTGAATGCTTAGGTCTCTTCATGTTATGGTCTTATGCTTCTTTTCTTCCCAAACTTTGGTCTTGGTGAGTATTGGTTACTATAGACCCTTTTACTTGTCCTTTCAGACGTCTTGATGGGTCTATAACCATAAAAATGGGACCTTGGACGTTAGTTTTTCTCCATGCATAAGTTATAGtgtctttatggattaagaagttAGGTTTTTGGTGTAAAGCTATTAATATCCATGCAAAaccataaagttgaaaactttatggttaaggacgcTATTAAAGACCTAGATCTGGCTTTGGGAGAGAAGGCTTAAAAGATTACACCCTTGGTTAAGAGTTTTGGTTCAGACAGAGCACGCGTGACGTACTCCTAATAATACAGTGTATACTCATTAGGGACCCCCGTCCTATTTTGcttgtacgtcgggcgtactgcAAAGTACGCAATGCGTACCCAGCTTGTTGACCGATTTTGACCTTCGACCCAATTTCaatcgttgactttttgaccaagtgcGCCTTGGTCAACTATTTTGACTCaggaggggcattttggtaatttgacCACTTTAGGGTTACCCTTGGAGCTTTTGGGCCTTAGGGCCCATTATTTTGGTGCTTGTTAGGCCTTAGTGGGCCTAGTTagtttgggccatattgggccttggatgattattttggaatttgggcTTTTTGGACATTTAAATTGGGCTTTGGCCTTGGGCCAAGTTGGGGAAAGGGTAAAAAGgacttttaccctagtttggactcttagtgtgagtcgggatccatatattaattggatgttattttatgaTAGTGCAGGGATTTTAGCGGTCCAGCAGCCAGAGATTTTTTTTGTGAGATtcaacagtgcgaggtgagtttcctcaccatgtttagcgagtctaaggcaccaatgcccgCCCATTATCAGTTATGCTAGGATACTAaatgtctgtgtgactcttgtatgtgtatatgcttatatgatttgtatgttgAGCGGGGCCCACTATATGAGTTTGGGCGGGCCCGTTACACTCAGCGGGCGGGGCCCTGTATGCGAGTTTGGATGGGGCCCGTTATACTTAGTGGACGGGCCCTGTTAtgcgagtgtgggtggggcctgtTATGCTTATTGGGTCGGGTCCATTGTATGTTTGTTtaggtatggtatgtggtattttggggaactcattaagttttgtacttatggttttcagtttatgtttcaggtacttctggatcGAAAGGGAAGAGCCCGAGATGATTGCAAAGCAGGTTTCCACACTTTgagatttactctgatatgttCTGATGTATTGACATACTTTGATCTTTTGGGATTGTATGACAATGTTTAGAttaatgcttttgataaattaaaaataaaatttttgggttttatttttgggacgttacaattttGGAAACCATTTATTTCCTCATTAACTTTGGATTTACTTGACATGTTTACAAAGGAACCCATGACGATCAACCCTAAAACAAAGCCCTACATATCGTTTTCTATATAAATGACTCTCATTTTAAGGAGAGGCGATCACCTTTTATCTCTCGTTtttttcttcatacgaactcatAATTCTCTAGCAATTTGGCTTACGTTTTCGGTACCTAGATTCGTAAGTGTCCCCTTAGGATTATACTAGGTTGTGTTTCTTATAAGCTGGACATAAAATAGAAATATCAGTTCAGTAAGCGTCTATATGATCCAAGGGGTATACAGATCTCTATTATAAACCCTAcacaatttctaacaatatatttaattaatatgtgTATATATAATGTGTTTTCATGAACTATTAAATACCATTATGTATTCAATTGAAATATTTCTCACTTTTATGGTATGGAATTTATGAACTAAATAAACTTTTATTCGCACTCAAGGGGTTTAGTGCATTGCATTAGAACATATATGCACAACTATAACAAAAATACACATGATCCATTGTATTCTATTCAAAATAAATATAAAGCAAAATATTATTTGTTATGCAAGTTACCACATCTTTTTCAGTTTGAACTGTAGGTTCCTTCAAATGCTAAATTTAGACCTAAAAAAAACAATGATGGTATGCCCTTTATAAAATGATAACACACTAGTGAGAAGGCATTACATGTATAACTCTAATATGATCAAAAGAAACATGTTCCTTTACAAAGTCTGAATCTATTTCGAGATGTTTGGTTCTTTAGTGTTGTAATAGATGACACTAAGATTATCACAAAAGACTAGTATAACACGGGACAGATGACAAAAAAATTCAAGAAGTAGACTGCAAAGTCACACAGCCTTAATTAATCACAGTGTTCGCAATGTCGAGTATTGGGCTTCAACAATGGAATGAGAAACAAGATGTTGTCTTTTAGACAACCAAGAGACAATATTATCACCAAAAGAGAAGTAATAAATCACATATACACCACTAAGATATTGGACATCATTACCGGTCATCATTAGGGTAAGAGACCAAACGGTCCATGTAGGACGACAAAATGTGAAGAACATGAATAATAGTATAGCATCCTTGAAAGTTCAAAAAAATTATCATGTGTTTTTCTATATTTGTTATAAGAACCATGAAGTGTATGTACGATAAATTAGTAAAACAAAGAAGTTTTATAAATTGATAAACACCCATGTTATGTCTATAGATATTAGTCTTAAATGGAAAATAAATGCTAAATAAAAGTTAGCAATGTATAGTAGAAATACAAAGAGTGTAAATAAAAAAGAATCAAGTCATTTGGGAgctaaaaccaaaaaaaaaaaaaaattattaccttTTGAAAATGACATGTTGGTTGTTTTGATAATTAGAGTATGTACATCCCTACGTTTGAGGCTATGTAATTTGGGATTAAATGCATAAAATCGATTGATTCTTGATATTATAACGATAGCCAGGATGACATGGaaaatatatcaaaatgaaaTAACTTAATATGAGTTTGTATGCGAGAGTTACATGTGTTTGAAGTTGGAGAAAAATGTAGCAGTAGTTGCCTAAATAGAGGATCATATAGAAAAACATGGACCATGTTTTTCTAAGCATAGAAACATGGTTCGGTGTAACTAGGCCGaacaaaaattaagtttttaaAAATTTGAAGTAATTTCATTATGTCTCACAACCTTCTTAAACATTCCAAACTCTCTTCAACCTTTAGAGAGCATAGAGGATGGGATTTTAGGAATTTTTGATGGTTGAGTTGGAAAAGAACTCATGAACTAAAAGATTCATTAATGACTCAATAGTAAACACGCtccaagtaaaaaaaaaaaaaaaaaaaaaaaaaaaaaaaaaaaaacaaaacaaacaaaaaatctTAGGTTTGACCCTCTAAATAatgattttcattttttaaagatGATGTAACAACTTCACCTGACATGACAAACTGAATCATCAACTCAATCCAAATATGCAAGACAAGTCAATGAAAACCACCATCTGACTTCCTAAAACTTCGAAAGTGAACATTTCCTCATCAAAAAAAGTTGGGGTAAATTGAAAGTAAGGTCtaaatgttatgatttttttGATATTAAGATTCTTTTCATTCAACATATCTGTTCAACAGCATTACCAAACAACACTGAATTAGTGAAGCATTTGAATTATTCATGCCTCTTAATGGTTCAGGCCTCTTAATAGTTCGGCACTGAAATATTTATTTCCTATTTATTACCCAGAAAAATGTTGATGTCTAAAATAGATGACAACACCATTGATCCATGAAAGAACGTTGTCCATGAAAAGGCTAATGATTGAGTTTCCCCGCACAATTGCTTCTTTTGTAAATTTATTCTGAAAAACCGCACAGTTTCTAGTCCTCCAAATGCATGTACCATATAGTGTGGAGCAAAGGCTAATGCTTGAATTTTACTATTACTGTTATGAAATCGACTAACTATTAATTTTAGAccaaatattaaaaataactatttcagggacattttttttttttgcagtttCGTATTTTTAGGACAAAAGGAATACACATTACTCTATAAGACCATTTACTAGCAAATTAGTGTGGTTATTTTAACTATTTATTAAATTATAGCTCATACACGACATGCTTTTTTCTATAACTTTAGGAAAATACTTGTTAAACATTAACTAAACAATTAAAAATACTAATTTAATTAAAAGGGTGACATTCCAACAGGTAACGTGGCTAGCTATATGTGATGTGCAACATGAagtactcctatatatatacctACCATTGTTAATCTTAATCAACCTGCAACACtttcctccctctctctctctctctctctctctctccctccctctctctctctctctctctctctctctctcacacacacacacacacatgggtTTTCGGAGTAAGAGTTACTCGGTGCAGGTGATTGAGAATTCAGTCGTGCATGCTGACGAACCATGGAATGACCACTGGTTACCCTTTACAAACCTAGACTTGCTTGTTCCCCCATTTGATGTGGGCTCTTTCTTCTGCTACAAGAAACCATCCCATGGGAGTTTCCTCACCATAATAGACACCCTCAAAACTTCCTTATCTCGAACCCTCGCACTCTACTACCCACTTGCTGGTGAGATCCTATGGAATGCAGCTGCCGGAGAGAACCAAATTCACTGCAACAACCGAGGAGTCCACTTCATCGAAGCTGTTGCAGACGTGCAGCTCAAGGAACTCAATTTGTATAATCCTGACGACAGCATTGAGGCCAAATTAATCCCTAAGAAGCTACATGGTGTGCTTGCTATTCAGGTAACTTACTTTAACCCATatctaaaaaaaaaaacagttttaaCCTACACTTTCTATATATTTACTCCATCCTTTGCTTCTCATGGAAAACTTTTTAACAACTTTTCATGATATGCAGGTTACAATGTTTCCATGCGGAGGCATGGTGTTAGGATGCATGTTTGATCATCGGGCAGCGGATGGATGCTCAGCTAACATGTTTATCTCATCATGGGCAGATATGGCGCGATCGGGAACCCCATCTATGTTGCCTTCCTTTCGGAGGTCGATCTTTAATCCAAGGTCCCCAACCAGTTATTCCTCGTCCATAAACGATGTGTTTGCTCTATATGAACCCACGCCCATTCCCAATAATGAAGAAAACCATGATGGTGGAGATCCTTTATTCGTTAATCGTATATTCTACATTGAGGGTGAGCAGCTTAACAGGCTACAACTGTTGGCGAGTGAAAGTGGGAGTAGGAGGTCGAAGCTAGAGGCGTTCACTTCTTTCTTGTGGAAGATAGTCGCATTGAGTTTGGAAGAGTCAGGAAATCACAACCAACTGTGTCGTGTTGCTGTTGCAGTCGATGGAAGGAGTAGACTGAGCCAGGGAGATGGAGAAGAGAAAGAAAAACTAACGACTTCGCACTTTGGTAATGTGTTATCGATGCCTTATGGGGAAAAAAGATCACATGTAAGGAATTTATTCATGCGTTAGCTAAGTTACTAAAAGATACCATATATATAACACACTTTTATATTCTTGAACATTAGTTTTGATATAAAAGTATGTTTTTCAACAAAACGATATGTAAAATGgttataaatataattaattcTCAATGTTTTTGACATGTTAATTAGGAGTTGATGGAAATGTCATTGAGCAATGTAGCTACGGAGGTTCATGAGTTCTTGCATACTGCCACTGGGAAAGACCATTTTCTTGACCTCATCGACTGGGTGGAAGAACGACGGTCAATGCCACTAATATCGAAGGCTTTTGCTGATGGAGAGACGGCGGTGATGGTTTCATCGGGACAGAGATTTCAGATCATGGACAAGATGGATTTCGGGTGGGGTAAGGTGGCCTTTGGATCATGCCATGTCCCGTCTGCAAGGAAAGACTGTTACGTGATGACGTTGCCCAGTCCAACTAACAAAGAGGATTGGGTTGTCTACATGCATCTCCCAATGATTCATATGAACTATATTGAGGCACATGCTGGGCAAGTGTTCACTCCGATGAATGTTGATTACCTCGGGCTTTGAGTTTGAGACATGTATTGCTTAAAATTGATGTTGACTTTTGTATAAAAAAATGTTCATGTGCTAtaagttaaataaatattattttcttcTAATCAGGAGACTTGTCCTTTTAAACACAACAAAGAGTTCACTTATATAAAAGTCTAAGGTTCTATTTGATTTCGGTGTAATCACAATCAAATGTTTTTGTCTGATTCGGGTCTCGTTATTGTATTTGATAAGGTAAATTTCACATTTGACTCGGTTGTGCAGGGCCAGTCTTAAGAATTTAAATGTTCTGTACGAGCCGGAAAAAAAACACTTTCGTCCTAATATGTAACAAATTAATTTATATAaactaaagattttttttttcaaacgacGATAAACTTTATAGCAATACACAACAAAATCATAGTGTTTTAATGAGTAATGACATATTGTAACAGCTAACCAATGACCCGTGAAGCTTTTAGCATTCTTGATAGCAAATTGGTTGATCAACTCTTCGTAATCTATATATACTTTCTAACGTTTCTTTctcgatatatatatatcattgtcaAACCGCTAAGTCTTTCTTGGGTCATTGTGGAGCGTAAGATTTTAAAAACTTCAATTTCGAAAAGCAACTTTCTGCAGATGCCACCATTACTGGAATTGCCAACAATATACTATATGCAATGTTTGCATTTGGGAAATAATATTTAAGTTTTTTCAAATACTTCAAAACATCTATATGGTTCCTAAATTCATTTGTTTCCAATGTCCCAAATGATTTTAACTCCATATAAAGTTCATCAGCATCGATATCCAATCTTTCTTCAAAGTTGAGTGCTTTTTCAAGAAGATGACAAGAGGACTTAAGATCTTTATCTTCAATTCCCCTTAAATTAcatggaaaaaaaatcaaataatttttcatacTCTTTGAATTGTTCAAATCTTGTCTCAAAAGAGGCACTAGCTTGATCAACAATATATAAGAAATAATTTACTATAGAACTATCTTGAGCTGTAAATGAAACTTCTTTGCTACTTGAACTCTCATCAAACTTTTTTTCCATTGAATCAAACTCTTTTGTGGAAATGTTTAATCAATACCCATTTTAATAGCAATCTCCTTAGCTTTATCGGTCGATTTTGATacaagtgttggaatagtgtccaaggtcatcaactgttggtaatatttctaataatagtagggtccttttgggtttccctcaagacccaaattgagtagaataaataaaggagaaattagtctattaattattatggttaataattaattagaaactaattggaaatatattttggaaatatattttgggaattaattaacagtttaattaattaaagggttgaatgttcattaatcgatagttagttaatcaggaatgttctagaaccttatgaaattagggttggatgaaaatcactccatcccacatgggaaaggagtgaaattCCGTGGTTAGGCCTCCATCCTACATGGAAAGGAGTACTAAACCTTAGTAGGCacccaaggctataaatagggccttagggatttcatttcTCCTTGCACCTTGGTTTGAAGTATTCGCCAACCcttcttccccccccccccctcttaggGACAATTTCTAATCgctttgggtttgtgaaattgacccttctccCGGTTAattttttattccactctttggtgtcattgagtgtaataccattagagggattctggttttGATCCTTTCATCTaagcaacttcatggaggttcaagatctcaagcatggagatcaagggttatataagaggtatgttttcttacttatgttttagttttctagggttgatgtaattaccatgaagccatagatccaaaggatgcatgtacacttagggatatcgttgtttcgatttttccgctgcctagttttagagtgtatatgatgcgtagaaaacccaacagtggtatcagtgcCATTGGTTCATGGTTACCTTCACCCTAGATCCATGTTTTCTGAAAATACTTGTTTGAAATTGAATGGTACAAGGATTATTGAAAAATTCGTAATTGATAAAAACTCTAGTCgtagctcacgacgtgaacaagggaGTCACGACGTAAGCTCGGCAGAATTAGGGTTTCggatttttttccttttttcaaaTATTAAGGTTTATTAAATATGGATAAATACCTAAATTTAAGTTGTTTTTTTGAATCTAAAAaatggataaatattatttaaatgtgtttatttgaatttgaatatttatttgataatGGATAAATGttatttaaatgtgtttatttgaatttgaatatttatttgataactgatatatatatatatatatatatatatatatatatatatatatatatatatatattatttaattgtgtttatttgaatttgaatatttatctgttatttgaatagtgaatttaaatatttaatacttttaattgagatttataaatttgaatattacaCCCTTATGATGTATTAATTGTTACATTGCGTTCTcacaattaattagaattaataatagacaactaaatttaaagagttttaaatttaccccttgtatttatatatattagaattgtgtctactatatgtataagaaagttaCAATATGCGCCCTCGCATGTTTAAACATTGACATTTTCAGTCTTACCTCGACTAGGCTCACCCGTTCTAATGTAAGGGTTTCAGGAGGTCTCTTTGTTTCCTAATGAGGTCGGTTTTTAATATGGTCAAAATAAAACTATTCTaaaatacaagtataaaacaaaatcctgttttattaatagaatgtgagtttatattatccatgtaaattgcacattctctttatattttGTTTGGTAGAGCTCGTGTGGTTAACACATCAATCTAGAATATAGTCGAGAATGATATGGAACTCgtgaatctcaagcgtaacttaAGCCAGGGAGCATGCGATTTTGCAAGGTTAATTCTCAATCTATTTAGtgtgaatcttatgttatccataaaagttgcacattctccgtataacttgttgatggagttagcgtggttaaccgacacatcaaattGAGAGTATGGGTAGAGAATgatgtggaactcacgaatctcaagcgtaacttgagaCGGGGACCATGCGATTTTGTATGGTCAATTCATCATTGGTTTAGTGATCCGCAGCGACCCCGtcattgaatttgagatgaacataatctgagattaacataccattgatagtcaatgaatctcaaagatctaggaatttcatggtgatcgaaattggcaaagggctttgcctacctaaataactttatggtgtgtttacgacatccctttacacacatggagccaaatatggatcctagccttctaAAATAATTTAGGGTGATTACTTTTCTAAGGATAAATAAAAACAAACTATAATGGAATTTGTCATTGAATGATGTCTATAGCCTTATCCACTAAAATCTATTGTTGTAAACCTTTGAGAGGACTAACTATGAGGATGATCAATTTTGTCAATTTTGTAGTTTGGGAATAGTTCTCATAAACGAAAGGAAAGATCACGTCTTTGTTAAAGCTCTTCCTAGGTTACTTCAAACATTGCATTCTAAATTGTTAGAAAGAGCAATTATCAAATGTACGTTGTAAATTGACATATTGAAGTAAAATGGAATTTCCTTGAGTTAGGAGTTGACTATGGTTAGTCGATTAGCTAACATGTACATATGATCAGTTCATTAGAattttgatatgaacaacttGGAATGTCCATTAAGGAGTTGTGTAGCATGTTGAGGTTTCCTTTTGGAACTAGCATGGCCAATCATAGAAACTCATACTTCAAAACACTCCCACATTTTACTATCATGAATAGAAGtgtgaagaagaagaaagccAATTGCCCACAGTTTAAAAGGCGATTAGTGTGGGTATACCTAATCTAGTCCCTAATACATAGGACAAAGGAAGGCTTATTCTAAGACATGTTCTGATAGCTGCTTGTTTCCATAACAAGAAAAGGACTAAGAAATCAAACTTGCCCAAATGTATATTTGAGGTGAAAGGATTGGAACATGAAGAAGTTAAAATTGATCATGGATCACGAGCCCGTGCTACTTTCCAttggatcaaaagataactagttcTTCCATGATTGTTATTCAATCAAATATATGGATTTATAATGCCGTCAAAACATTACTTCTAAACCTTGAGTGTTTTACTAAGGATTAGTGCTGACATTTGCAAGAATGTGCAGTCACTAAAATGAAGTAAGAAgactgatgtgtgcaaactcacttagttttaaacttacttttaattataaaataaacacacaaaggcagtggacctatcaattgtgatatagttaaataagtagggtatcgaacacagggaacggtaaattaaaactaaaaactaattttatctaaattaattaataagtagagggttttctctagttttataagactagaaacttactaactattacttaatctaaaaactagaaaacaaagaattgactagattcaataatgggaaggaacttctgtttagttcaactcaattgatcctatggttgatttcaaggtagtggtgcaatggattaattcttttattggtt
The genomic region above belongs to Lactuca sativa cultivar Salinas chromosome 4, Lsat_Salinas_v11, whole genome shotgun sequence and contains:
- the LOC111917709 gene encoding coniferyl alcohol acyltransferase; this encodes MGFRSKSYSVQVIENSVVHADEPWNDHWLPFTNLDLLVPPFDVGSFFCYKKPSHGSFLTIIDTLKTSLSRTLALYYPLAGEILWNAAAGENQIHCNNRGVHFIEAVADVQLKELNLYNPDDSIEAKLIPKKLHGVLAIQVTMFPCGGMVLGCMFDHRAADGCSANMFISSWADMARSGTPSMLPSFRRSIFNPRSPTSYSSSINDVFALYEPTPIPNNEENHDGGDPLFVNRIFYIEGEQLNRLQLLASESGSRRSKLEAFTSFLWKIVALSLEESGNHNQLCRVAVAVDGRSRLSQGDGEEKEKLTTSHFGNVLSMPYGEKRSHELMEMSLSNVATEVHEFLHTATGKDHFLDLIDWVEERRSMPLISKAFADGETAVMVSSGQRFQIMDKMDFGWGKVAFGSCHVPSARKDCYVMTLPSPTNKEDWVVYMHLPMIHMNYIEAHAGQVFTPMNVDYLGL